One segment of Aquimarina sp. BL5 DNA contains the following:
- a CDS encoding FadR/GntR family transcriptional regulator, whose protein sequence is MSIKIEKETDVISNPKKGSEEIIISKIRELIVSKQLEPGDKLPAERILAEKLGVSRNQLRQAIQRLEFYGLVKKFPQSGTRVSNIGVTALNGMMTDILQLQEPDFKSLVETRLILETNAVRLAATRRSDEHLRQIQAAHEAYSEKAINGLNAVEEDLMFHLKLSEASGNSVINSLMLVITPEIITRFVANKVCNKDENHLLIKEHQSIIDAIVDKDPDRAVAKLEEHFKDLYKFCYD, encoded by the coding sequence ATGAGTATTAAAATAGAGAAGGAAACGGATGTTATATCCAATCCAAAAAAGGGTTCCGAAGAAATAATTATTTCTAAAATTAGGGAATTAATTGTTTCTAAACAACTTGAACCTGGTGATAAGCTTCCAGCTGAAAGAATTCTGGCAGAAAAGCTAGGAGTAAGTCGCAACCAGTTGCGTCAAGCTATACAAAGGTTAGAGTTTTATGGATTGGTTAAAAAATTCCCTCAAAGTGGAACTAGAGTATCCAATATAGGTGTAACCGCTCTTAATGGAATGATGACCGATATATTACAATTACAAGAACCTGATTTTAAATCCTTAGTAGAAACAAGATTGATACTGGAAACAAATGCTGTCAGATTAGCAGCTACAAGGAGATCTGATGAACATTTACGTCAAATACAAGCTGCGCACGAAGCTTATAGTGAAAAAGCAATAAATGGTTTAAATGCTGTAGAGGAAGATTTAATGTTTCATCTTAAACTATCAGAAGCGAGTGGTAACAGTGTTATCAACTCTCTAATGTTAGTAATCACTCCAGAAATCATTACCCGTTTTGTAGCTAATAAAGTATGTAATAAAGATGAAAATCACTTATTAATAAAAGAACATCAATCTATAATTGACGCCATAGTCGATAAAGATCCAGATAGAGCAGTGGCTAAACTTGAAGAACACTTTAAAGATTTATACAAATTTTGTTATGACTAA